In Natronocella acetinitrilica, the following proteins share a genomic window:
- a CDS encoding amidase — protein sequence MAGLVGSGDVTPEELLNLARQRLDSVNPTLNAVIADVPPTPGGNGRFHGVPFLLKDIFHHVRGLPTSCGSRAFAAIPADHDSTFVQRCRAAGLVVFGKTNLPELGLKAVSENDLHGATRNPWNTALTPGGSSGGAAAAVAAGVVPMAAANDGGGSIRIPAAHCGLFGLKPSRGRVPPGPSVAEVWEGACSDHVITRTVRDSAAMLDALHGADAGAPFDIPPPERPYLDECSREPGRLRIAYSVRSPIDRPVHPDHAGAVERTAVLLQGLGHEVEEAAPAIDGMELARCYLMLYFGQVAAMVRGRSVRGFELDTRALAMLGRALDSGAYVRAHARWNTFSRAMGAFLSRYDLYLTPTTATPPAQIGALQTPWLERLALRPLLWLRAGRLLLHSGMVEKLALRSLERTPFTQLANLTGLPAMSVPLFLSGEGLPVGSHFTAPFGREDQLFRLAAQLEGANPWGQRLPRFLL from the coding sequence ATGGCCGGGCTCGTTGGTAGCGGAGACGTCACCCCGGAAGAATTACTGAATCTTGCCAGGCAACGGCTGGATTCGGTGAATCCGACCCTTAACGCCGTGATCGCCGATGTTCCGCCGACACCCGGAGGCAATGGTCGCTTTCACGGCGTGCCGTTCCTGCTTAAGGACATCTTCCACCATGTGCGCGGCCTGCCCACGTCCTGTGGCAGCCGCGCTTTCGCCGCCATACCTGCTGACCATGACTCCACGTTCGTCCAGCGGTGCCGCGCGGCGGGTCTGGTGGTGTTCGGCAAGACCAATCTTCCTGAACTCGGGCTGAAAGCCGTGTCGGAGAACGACCTCCATGGAGCGACGCGTAATCCGTGGAATACGGCACTCACTCCGGGCGGTTCCAGCGGTGGTGCTGCGGCGGCGGTTGCTGCCGGTGTGGTGCCCATGGCCGCCGCCAACGATGGTGGTGGATCGATTCGGATCCCCGCGGCCCACTGCGGTCTGTTTGGTCTCAAGCCTTCCCGCGGCCGGGTGCCGCCCGGGCCGTCGGTGGCCGAGGTGTGGGAGGGGGCGTGCAGTGATCACGTGATCACGCGTACGGTGCGGGATAGTGCAGCGATGCTGGATGCCCTGCACGGTGCGGATGCCGGGGCGCCGTTTGACATCCCCCCTCCAGAGCGACCCTATCTTGACGAATGCAGCCGTGAGCCCGGCCGCCTGCGCATCGCCTACAGCGTCCGTTCTCCCATCGACCGGCCGGTACATCCGGATCATGCCGGCGCCGTGGAGCGGACTGCCGTGCTGCTACAGGGGCTTGGTCACGAGGTGGAAGAGGCAGCCCCGGCAATCGACGGCATGGAGCTGGCACGCTGCTACCTCATGCTTTATTTCGGGCAGGTGGCGGCCATGGTGCGGGGGCGGTCGGTTCGCGGTTTCGAGCTGGATACCCGCGCACTGGCCATGCTGGGCCGCGCCCTGGACAGCGGTGCGTACGTTCGGGCCCATGCACGTTGGAATACGTTCTCCAGGGCCATGGGCGCGTTCCTCTCCCGATACGATCTCTACCTGACGCCGACGACGGCTACACCGCCTGCGCAGATCGGTGCGCTGCAGACGCCGTGGTTAGAGCGCCTGGCGCTTCGGCCATTGCTCTGGCTGCGCGCCGGTCGCTTGCTGTTGCACAGCGGCATGGTGGAGAAGCTGGCCTTGCGCAGCCTTGAACGCACACCGTTTACACAGCTCGCAAACCTCACCGGTCTGCCTGCCATGTCGGTGCCGCTATTCCTGAGTGGTGAAGGGTTGCCGGTGGGTAGTCATTTCACCGCGCCGTTCGGGCGCGAGGATCAACTGTTCCGCCTGGCGGCCCAGTTAGAGGGCGCAAACCCCTGGGGGCAGCGCCTGCCTCGTTTTTTGCTATGA
- a CDS encoding PA2779 family protein produces the protein MQSLLRRTRFLAYPLMFVFLAMGLMAQSASAGIVGTDTVLAEQAQLERAAVLGLLDRDDVRDKLIEYGVSPEEAKERVASLTDQEALELAQRIDDMPAGASGAVVLLLVLILLILLLR, from the coding sequence ATGCAGTCATTGCTCCGACGAACCCGATTTCTGGCCTACCCGCTGATGTTCGTCTTCCTTGCCATGGGCCTCATGGCGCAGAGCGCATCAGCCGGTATCGTCGGAACCGATACTGTCCTCGCCGAACAGGCACAACTGGAGCGTGCCGCCGTGCTGGGCCTTCTGGACCGGGATGATGTGCGCGACAAGCTGATTGAATACGGCGTCTCACCGGAAGAAGCCAAGGAACGCGTTGCAAGCCTGACCGACCAGGAGGCGCTTGAGCTTGCCCAGCGGATCGACGACATGCCGGCCGGTGCGAGCGGTGCGGTCGTGCTATTGCTGGTGCTGATTCTGCTCATACTGCTGTTGCGATAG
- a CDS encoding pyridoxal phosphate-dependent aminotransferase, which translates to MAVNPVDTDLTELDDTRDSTWSPYLRAIPVSGIRRMVDVASKMDDVIHLSIGQPNFPTPRHIIDAHIDALEQGQTGYTMDAGLPELLDALAEYYGKRYNRTLTPENILVTTGATEAMYLALTATSAPGRQFLVTDPTFLLYAPLIRMNGGEVKYIPTRAENGHQLDPQEVIDAMGMRTYGIVLNSPSNPTGTVYPRETIETILEEAAYRGIYVYSDEVYDHLLLDDIEFPSVLRYAPDLDNVMMVSSFSKTFSMAGLRIGWLISSQGAIRKLRRYHMFTTTVANTPAQWAGVAALRGPMDCVDDMVKEYAARRDRLVQLVGDTPNLTGYWPQGAFYMFPSLPARTDASKVCMRMLRETGVCTVPGDAFGESCLNSFRISYSTSMDKIEEAFERIMPWLDKQTFE; encoded by the coding sequence ATGGCAGTCAATCCGGTTGATACCGATCTCACTGAACTCGATGACACGCGGGATTCCACCTGGAGCCCTTACCTGCGGGCAATCCCGGTGTCGGGTATTCGGCGCATGGTGGACGTGGCGTCGAAGATGGATGACGTGATTCACCTGTCCATCGGTCAGCCGAATTTCCCGACGCCGCGGCATATCATCGATGCTCACATCGACGCCCTGGAACAGGGTCAGACCGGCTACACCATGGATGCCGGACTGCCGGAGCTGCTGGATGCCCTGGCCGAGTACTACGGCAAGCGCTACAACCGCACACTGACCCCGGAGAACATCCTGGTGACCACCGGCGCCACCGAGGCCATGTATCTGGCACTGACCGCCACCTCGGCACCCGGTCGGCAGTTTCTGGTGACCGACCCCACCTTCCTGCTCTATGCACCGCTGATCCGCATGAACGGCGGTGAAGTGAAATACATTCCGACCCGCGCCGAGAACGGCCATCAGCTCGATCCCCAGGAAGTCATCGACGCCATGGGGATGCGCACCTACGGTATCGTGCTGAACTCGCCCAGCAACCCCACGGGTACCGTCTATCCGCGAGAGACCATCGAGACCATCCTGGAGGAGGCCGCCTACCGCGGCATCTACGTCTACAGCGACGAGGTCTACGATCACCTGCTGTTGGATGATATCGAATTCCCCAGCGTGCTGCGCTATGCGCCGGACCTCGACAACGTCATGATGGTGTCCAGCTTCTCCAAGACCTTCAGCATGGCCGGGCTGCGCATCGGCTGGCTCATTTCCAGTCAGGGCGCGATTCGCAAGCTGCGCCGCTATCACATGTTCACCACCACCGTGGCAAACACGCCTGCCCAATGGGCCGGCGTGGCGGCCCTGCGTGGCCCCATGGATTGCGTCGATGACATGGTCAAGGAATATGCGGCCCGCCGGGATCGACTGGTACAGCTTGTGGGAGACACGCCCAACCTTACCGGCTACTGGCCCCAGGGCGCCTTCTACATGTTCCCGAGTCTGCCGGCACGCACCGACGCCTCCAAGGTCTGCATGCGGATGCTGCGTGAGACCGGGGTCTGCACGGTTCCCGGGGATGCCTTTGGCGAGAGCTGTCTGAACTCCTTCCGCATCAGCTACAGCACCTCCATGGACAAGATCGAGGAAGCCTTCGAGCGGATCATGCCCTGGCTGGACAAGCAGACTTTCGAATGA
- a CDS encoding CoA-binding protein — MADIATLRRLLRDTRTIAVVGLSANWYRPSFFAAKYMQDHGYRIIPVNPAYTEVLGETCYPSLEAIPEPVDMVDVFRRAEELPAIVDSAIAIGARTVWMQLGVINQEAAERARAAGLDVVMDRCVKIEHGRLFGGLRWMGVNTGVISARRPV; from the coding sequence ATGGCTGACATCGCCACCCTTCGCCGCCTTTTGCGGGACACCAGAACCATCGCCGTGGTGGGGTTGTCCGCCAACTGGTATCGCCCCAGCTTTTTCGCCGCCAAGTACATGCAGGACCACGGTTATCGCATCATCCCCGTGAATCCGGCCTACACCGAGGTGCTGGGCGAGACCTGCTACCCGAGTCTGGAAGCTATTCCCGAGCCGGTGGACATGGTGGACGTCTTCCGCCGCGCCGAGGAACTGCCCGCCATCGTGGACAGCGCCATCGCCATCGGCGCCCGAACCGTCTGGATGCAGCTCGGCGTGATCAACCAGGAAGCTGCCGAGCGTGCCCGGGCAGCAGGGCTCGACGTCGTCATGGACCGTTGCGTGAAGATCGAGCACGGGCGGTTGTTCGGCGGCCTACGCTGGATGGGGGTGAACACGGGGGTGATCTCCGCCCGCCGGCCTGTCTGA
- a CDS encoding 2-hydroxyacid dehydrogenase: MRIRFYSAQKYDEQFFTAANAAFGFELHFSEAKLDADTARLASGVDAVCAFVNDNLDHDCLAALKEAGVQVIAMRCAGFNNVDLNAARELGLAVVRVPAYSPEAVAEHTMALALTLNRNTHRAFNRVREGNFNLNGLLGFNLHGRTAGLVGTGRIGVATARVMSGFGLRLIGYDVFENPDFVALGGEYVSLDELYGQADLISLHCPLTEDNHHMISHDALSKMRDGVMLVNTSRGGLVDTQAVIEALKSGRVGYLALDVYEQEGPVFFRDLSDEILTDDMLSRLLTFPNVLITGHQGFFTEEAMAQISEVTLTNLEQLRTGKECPNELTAQLD; encoded by the coding sequence ATGCGCATACGCTTCTACAGCGCCCAGAAGTATGACGAGCAGTTCTTCACTGCCGCGAATGCGGCGTTCGGCTTTGAGCTCCACTTCAGTGAAGCCAAGCTCGACGCCGACACGGCCAGGCTCGCCAGTGGCGTCGATGCGGTCTGCGCCTTCGTCAACGACAACCTGGACCACGACTGCCTGGCGGCACTGAAAGAGGCCGGGGTGCAGGTCATCGCCATGCGCTGTGCCGGCTTCAACAACGTAGACCTGAACGCGGCCCGGGAACTGGGGCTCGCCGTTGTCCGTGTGCCGGCCTACTCGCCGGAGGCTGTCGCCGAGCACACCATGGCGCTGGCACTGACGCTCAACCGCAATACCCATCGTGCCTTCAACCGGGTTCGGGAAGGCAACTTCAATCTCAACGGGCTGCTGGGCTTCAACCTGCATGGACGCACGGCGGGGCTGGTGGGCACCGGGCGGATCGGCGTTGCCACCGCCAGGGTGATGTCGGGCTTCGGGCTGCGCCTGATCGGCTATGACGTCTTCGAGAACCCGGATTTCGTGGCGCTGGGTGGCGAATATGTGAGCCTGGATGAACTTTATGGTCAGGCGGACCTGATCAGCCTGCACTGCCCGCTCACCGAGGACAATCACCACATGATCAGCCACGACGCCCTGTCGAAGATGCGTGACGGCGTCATGCTGGTGAACACGAGCCGCGGCGGGCTGGTGGATACCCAGGCCGTCATCGAGGCGCTGAAATCGGGGCGTGTGGGGTATCTGGCGCTGGACGTCTACGAACAGGAAGGGCCGGTCTTCTTTCGCGACCTATCGGACGAAATCCTCACCGACGACATGCTCTCGCGCCTGCTGACCTTCCCCAATGTCCTGATCACGGGCCATCAGGGCTTCTTCACGGAAGAGGCCATGGCGCAGATTTCAGAGGTCACGCTGACCAACCTCGAGCAACTCCGCACCGGCAAGGAATGCCCCAACGAACTGACAGCCCAATTGGATTGA
- a CDS encoding PA2778 family cysteine peptidase — translation MRTCPYHSRLAAPQSRPAGVAFSGVGMLVTLGLMLLLLAGCATRPAQHTALSPSTTELPSAIELTDVPFFPQEAYQCGPAALATVMAYLGEDVVPEDLTPRIYLPERAGSLQPELLGATRRAGLVGYVHEPSLEDVFAEVAAGHPVLVMQNLGLQRWPVWHYAVVVGFDLGAREVVLRSGTTEREVMSLRAFERSWQLADHWAMTVHQPGDFPSRAEPGNYLRSAAALEAVSRFTAAEQAYAAATARWPDNATGWIGLGNAHYQQDRFDDAETAYREALRLDEGSAAANHNLAWALIRQHRLVEAFPVARRAAAMADDGRDHYRAALSHLESIDNHHNLQE, via the coding sequence ATGCGGACGTGCCCATACCATAGCCGGCTCGCCGCCCCGCAGAGCCGCCCCGCCGGAGTTGCATTCTCCGGCGTGGGCATGCTCGTCACACTGGGCCTGATGCTGCTGTTGCTGGCCGGTTGTGCGACGCGCCCTGCCCAGCACACTGCGCTTTCACCCAGCACCACGGAACTGCCGTCAGCAATTGAACTCACCGACGTGCCATTTTTCCCCCAGGAAGCCTACCAGTGCGGGCCCGCCGCCCTGGCAACGGTCATGGCGTATCTCGGCGAGGACGTGGTGCCGGAGGATCTCACCCCCCGCATCTATCTGCCGGAGCGCGCAGGCAGCCTGCAACCGGAGCTGCTCGGTGCGACTCGCCGAGCAGGCCTGGTTGGCTATGTGCATGAGCCCAGCCTGGAAGATGTATTTGCCGAAGTGGCGGCTGGCCATCCGGTGCTGGTGATGCAGAACCTTGGCCTGCAGCGCTGGCCGGTCTGGCACTACGCGGTGGTGGTGGGCTTTGATCTGGGTGCCCGGGAAGTGGTATTGCGTTCCGGCACCACGGAACGGGAGGTCATGTCGCTGCGGGCTTTCGAGCGCAGCTGGCAACTTGCCGACCACTGGGCCATGACCGTTCACCAGCCCGGCGATTTTCCGAGCCGCGCGGAACCAGGTAACTACCTGCGCAGTGCGGCTGCTCTTGAGGCGGTCTCCCGGTTCACTGCTGCGGAGCAGGCCTACGCGGCGGCAACAGCTCGGTGGCCGGACAATGCCACGGGCTGGATCGGCCTCGGTAACGCCCATTACCAGCAGGACCGCTTTGACGACGCGGAAACAGCCTACCGCGAGGCGTTACGCCTGGATGAAGGCAGCGCCGCGGCCAACCACAACCTGGCCTGGGCCCTCATTCGTCAGCACCGCCTCGTCGAGGCATTCCCCGTCGCACGACGCGCGGCAGCCATGGCGGACGACGGACGGGATCACTACCGGGCGGCACTGAGCCACCTGGAATCCATCGACAACCATCACAATCTGCAAGAGTGA
- a CDS encoding copper chaperone PCu(A)C — protein sequence MMSAVLRRMLLIGLLGLSVAGVQAEVLVESAWVREVPPVSEHSAAYMRLVNTGEQERRLVAAETSGFSRVEIHESIERDGVARMEHRDAIVIPPGGEAILQPGGYHLMLMRRTGEAPRAGDDIQLELVFADGERMTVMAEVSRHGPDGEAGEHHHDHDRDGHGHGH from the coding sequence ATGATGAGCGCAGTGCTGCGCAGGATGTTGCTGATTGGTCTGTTGGGTCTCTCGGTGGCCGGGGTCCAGGCAGAGGTGCTGGTGGAATCTGCCTGGGTGCGGGAAGTACCCCCCGTTTCCGAGCATTCCGCGGCCTACATGCGGTTGGTCAACACTGGCGAACAGGAGCGGCGCCTCGTTGCCGCCGAGACTTCGGGTTTCAGCCGTGTGGAGATTCACGAATCCATTGAGAGGGACGGCGTTGCCCGCATGGAGCACCGCGACGCCATCGTCATCCCTCCGGGTGGGGAGGCCATACTGCAGCCGGGTGGCTACCATCTCATGTTGATGCGACGCACCGGCGAAGCCCCTCGGGCGGGGGACGATATTCAACTTGAACTGGTATTTGCCGACGGCGAGCGAATGACGGTGATGGCCGAAGTCTCCCGTCATGGACCTGACGGTGAGGCCGGTGAGCACCATCATGACCATGACCGCGACGGTCATGGCCACGGTCACTGA
- a CDS encoding Dps family protein — protein MEINIGISEANREQIAHGLSRLLADSYSLYLKTHNFHWNVSGPMFQTLHQMFEEQYLELATAVDEIAERIRALGYPAPGSYSQFAQLTSIPEETGTPTADEMIRQLVRDQEAVVRTAREVFPAVENANDEPSADLLTQRMQVHEKTAWMLRSLLQ, from the coding sequence ATGGAAATCAATATCGGCATCAGCGAAGCCAATCGGGAGCAGATTGCTCACGGCCTGTCGAGGTTGCTTGCCGACAGCTACTCGTTGTACCTCAAGACTCACAATTTTCACTGGAACGTGTCCGGACCCATGTTCCAGACGCTGCATCAGATGTTCGAGGAGCAGTATCTCGAACTGGCCACGGCGGTTGATGAAATTGCCGAACGCATTCGGGCGCTTGGCTACCCGGCGCCGGGTAGCTATTCGCAGTTCGCGCAACTGACCTCCATTCCGGAGGAGACGGGGACGCCAACGGCGGATGAGATGATCCGACAGCTGGTGCGCGATCAGGAGGCGGTCGTGCGCACGGCACGGGAGGTCTTCCCGGCAGTGGAAAATGCAAACGATGAACCCAGCGCGGATTTGCTTACCCAGCGCATGCAGGTCCATGAGAAGACGGCCTGGATGCTGAGGAGCCTGCTGCAGTAA
- a CDS encoding NAD-dependent succinate-semialdehyde dehydrogenase — MIDSPLLQHVQGYINGQWVDADSGKRVAVTNPATGELLHEIPNMGAAETERAIAAARGALAKPASLDQRRQWLEAIAAALTEHRDEIGRILTLEHGKPLAEGKGEVDYAAGFFAYCAKHVHELAPRKLDEQPRGCSWTVHYRPAGVVGLITPWNFPAGMIAKKLSAAIAADCPSVIKPSSKTPLTMIALFTLLHDVVKLPAGKVNLVMGSAGPIGDTLCAHPDVRVVSFTGSTEVGRELIKKCAPEVKKLTLELGGNAPYIIFDDADLDAAADNLIANKFRGGGQTCVCANRILVQSGAADAFASRLQERVSKMTVGDGMAEGTDIGPLIDRNGFDKVRRHVQDAVDKGAEIVAGELPKAIDQDWGGFFPPTILKGATPEMACWREETFGPLVPLVEFADEAQAIELANATEFGLASYLFTRDDARADRVIAQLEFAHVGHNTGTGPTPEAPFGGMKQSGYGREGGLEGLFEFIEPQTVPRGA, encoded by the coding sequence ATGATCGATTCACCTCTACTCCAGCACGTTCAGGGTTATATCAACGGCCAGTGGGTCGACGCCGACAGCGGCAAGCGCGTGGCAGTCACCAATCCGGCAACCGGCGAACTGCTGCACGAGATCCCCAACATGGGTGCAGCGGAAACGGAACGCGCCATTGCCGCTGCCCGCGGAGCGCTGGCAAAACCCGCAAGCCTGGATCAGCGCCGACAGTGGCTGGAGGCCATTGCCGCCGCCCTCACCGAACACCGGGACGAAATCGGCCGCATTCTGACGCTGGAACATGGCAAGCCGTTGGCCGAGGGCAAGGGCGAAGTCGACTACGCGGCAGGCTTTTTCGCCTATTGCGCCAAGCACGTGCACGAACTTGCGCCGCGCAAGCTCGACGAACAGCCACGGGGTTGCTCGTGGACAGTGCACTACCGCCCCGCCGGCGTGGTCGGGCTGATCACGCCCTGGAACTTCCCTGCCGGCATGATCGCGAAGAAGCTGTCCGCCGCTATTGCCGCTGACTGCCCATCGGTGATCAAGCCGTCTTCCAAGACGCCGCTGACCATGATCGCTCTGTTCACACTGCTGCACGATGTGGTCAAGCTGCCCGCGGGCAAGGTCAACCTGGTAATGGGCAGCGCCGGCCCCATCGGTGACACGCTCTGCGCCCACCCGGATGTGCGCGTGGTGAGCTTCACGGGTTCCACCGAGGTGGGCCGCGAACTCATCAAGAAGTGCGCACCCGAGGTGAAAAAACTCACCCTGGAGCTGGGTGGCAACGCACCCTATATCATCTTCGATGACGCCGACCTGGACGCAGCAGCAGATAACCTCATCGCCAACAAATTCCGTGGCGGCGGCCAGACCTGTGTTTGCGCCAACCGCATTCTGGTGCAGTCCGGAGCGGCGGACGCATTCGCCAGTCGGCTGCAGGAACGTGTGTCGAAGATGACTGTGGGAGACGGCATGGCCGAAGGGACTGACATCGGCCCACTGATCGATCGCAACGGTTTCGACAAGGTGCGCCGTCATGTGCAGGACGCCGTCGACAAGGGCGCGGAAATCGTCGCCGGAGAGTTGCCGAAAGCCATTGATCAGGACTGGGGCGGCTTCTTCCCGCCCACCATCCTGAAAGGGGCCACGCCGGAGATGGCCTGCTGGCGGGAAGAGACCTTCGGGCCGCTGGTACCGCTGGTGGAGTTCGCCGACGAGGCGCAAGCCATCGAACTGGCCAACGCCACGGAGTTCGGGCTGGCCAGTTACCTGTTCACCCGTGACGATGCCCGGGCAGATCGCGTGATTGCGCAATTGGAGTTCGCCCATGTCGGGCATAACACCGGCACCGGCCCCACGCCGGAGGCGCCCTTCGGCGGCATGAAACAGTCCGGCTATGGCCGTGAAGGCGGTCTGGAAGGACTGTTCGAGTTCATCGAGCCCCAGACCGTGCCAAGGGGCGCCTGA
- a CDS encoding enoyl-CoA hydratase → MSDAVLIRREGAVLWIRFNRPEKRNALTSPMYEAICDGVREARDDSGVRVLAFGGEGDAFTAGNDLQDFATWGDFLQRGAQPPVLELIDLVADFDKPMIAAVRGAAVGIGTTLLLHCDVVLASGTAKFCMPFAGLGVVPEFGASWLLPRIAGRVLASHALLTAEPFDLDRAVQLGIVSEPCGDGELDQRATERAAKLAAMPPLALKATRRLLRSEAEQAELRKVIHAEKLAFIEGLASAEHREAVTAFFEKRPPRFDGC, encoded by the coding sequence ATGAGTGATGCCGTCCTGATCCGGCGCGAGGGAGCGGTTCTCTGGATTCGCTTCAACCGTCCGGAAAAACGCAATGCCCTCACCAGCCCCATGTATGAGGCGATCTGTGATGGCGTGCGTGAGGCGCGGGACGACAGCGGCGTCAGGGTGCTTGCCTTCGGCGGCGAGGGCGATGCCTTTACCGCCGGTAACGACCTGCAGGACTTCGCCACCTGGGGCGACTTCCTGCAGCGCGGCGCCCAGCCACCCGTTCTGGAACTCATCGACCTGGTGGCGGACTTCGACAAGCCCATGATTGCCGCCGTGCGGGGTGCTGCTGTTGGCATCGGCACGACCCTGCTGTTGCATTGCGATGTGGTGCTTGCCAGTGGTACGGCGAAGTTCTGCATGCCCTTCGCCGGGCTTGGCGTGGTGCCGGAGTTCGGCGCCTCCTGGCTCTTGCCCCGGATTGCCGGGCGGGTGCTGGCCTCCCATGCGCTGCTGACGGCAGAGCCCTTTGATCTCGACCGGGCCGTTCAACTGGGTATCGTGTCGGAGCCCTGCGGCGATGGCGAACTGGATCAGCGCGCTACCGAGCGAGCGGCGAAGCTCGCCGCCATGCCGCCTCTGGCGCTCAAGGCAACACGTCGATTATTGCGGTCGGAGGCTGAGCAAGCAGAGCTGCGTAAGGTGATCCACGCGGAGAAGCTGGCCTTTATCGAGGGGCTGGCATCGGCCGAGCACCGTGAGGCGGTGACAGCGTTTTTCGAGAAGCGGCCACCCCGGTTCGATGGCTGCTGA
- a CDS encoding SDR family oxidoreductase — protein MKTLVIGANGKIGRQFCVLAAQSGLPIRAMIRDGGQADFFNQLGVETVIADLEGDFASAYENCEQVIFTAGSGPTTGADKTLMVDLYGAIRAVDLADERGLGRFVMVSAMRAANPLAAPEKLRPYCAAKFAADQYLRHAATEHVILKPGRLTDEPPSGCITTDPEAVEHIDISRGNVAHALLAVARNRALRNREYDLLDGEQPIDTVFS, from the coding sequence ATGAAAACTCTGGTCATTGGCGCCAACGGAAAGATAGGGCGCCAATTCTGTGTCCTGGCGGCGCAGTCGGGCCTGCCGATTCGAGCCATGATTCGTGACGGCGGCCAGGCTGATTTCTTCAATCAGCTGGGCGTGGAAACCGTCATCGCGGATCTGGAAGGCGATTTCGCCTCTGCTTATGAAAACTGCGAGCAAGTCATTTTCACAGCGGGGTCCGGCCCGACAACCGGCGCCGACAAGACGCTGATGGTGGACCTCTACGGCGCCATTCGCGCTGTCGATCTGGCTGATGAACGCGGCCTGGGGCGTTTCGTGATGGTCAGCGCCATGCGCGCCGCCAACCCGCTTGCCGCACCGGAAAAGCTCCGGCCCTACTGTGCCGCCAAGTTCGCGGCGGATCAGTATCTGCGCCATGCCGCTACAGAACATGTCATTCTTAAACCGGGTCGGCTGACGGATGAGCCGCCAAGTGGCTGCATCACGACGGATCCGGAAGCCGTGGAGCATATCGATATCTCCCGGGGCAATGTCGCCCATGCACTGCTGGCCGTAGCCCGCAACCGGGCGCTGCGCAATCGCGAGTACGATTTGCTGGACGGCGAGCAACCCATCGACACGGTATTTTCCTGA